The Castanea sativa cultivar Marrone di Chiusa Pesio chromosome 4, ASM4071231v1 sequence TTACTGAAATTCATTTAAGttctctaactttactttcataCAATTGAATTTTTCAAAGTCTCAAATATATTGCATTCTGAttgccattaaaaaattattattttcacatgaaaaaaaaaacaattataaattttttatgagagatttttttttttttttttcattagtttattGCATACTTAAACGAAATTGTTTTTAATGGAATTAGACAGAAggcctaaattaaataaaatttgaaacttttagtCAAACTTAGAgggtgcaatttgcattttagcctaaaatttttaaattcttgTCTGTTAAATTTTATGCTTTTTAACCACTGATTAATTAGCTAATTCACCAAGTTAATATTCAAttcatcaaaatttgaaattcgaGTAgacatttaaatttgaaattcaattgcAGAAATTTCACATATAAGAGAAATGCATGTAGAACCTGAAAAGGAAGAGGTAGGAGAGCAAGTAGAGGATCGGAGTCGGATCAATTTGGCGCTGAGATCGTCGAAAACGGCGTCGAATCGATCGGAGAAGGAAGCGTAGGCGACGAGGCTAGCTCCGAGGCTCCGGTTGAGGTCGGTTAGGGTCCGATCCAAGTCGGAGCACCGGGTGCGGAGCTCCGAGACGAGAGCCGGAGCTCCGGCGAGGTCAGTCCTGGCACGAAACTTGTCGTCTAGAAATGAGAGCACCGAGGAAGAGAGAGTCTTCGATGGTGGGAGCGTCTCGTAATCCATAAGGCATTTACGGGTTTCACTTCCGGGTGGGAAATTTGAACGGTGAGTGAGGGTATTTTGGGAATTTTACATatgattgagagagagagagagagagcaatggTTCGTTTGCTTTTGCAGACTGAGTATTTGAGTCCGAAGACTTGGTTTTGACTCAGATTTGGGCttgatttaaaaagaaaaactaagccCAAAACAAGTTGGGTCTATAAAAAACagtggttctctctctctctctctctctctctctctctctctcactgaatttctagggtttagggtttatctcattcttcttcaatgGCGTCTTCAACCTTCGCCCAATTTCGAATtacccctcctcctcctcctggGTATTCCGGGAAGCTGAATTTGGCTTTTGTTTCCTCCAAAGCGTTTTTCTTTGGACACAAAACGACAGCGTTTTACCCGAAGCTAAGAGTGAAGAGCGTGGTGTTGAGTGTAGTGAATGAGAATGTGGATGGGATCGATTTGGGGACGACGAATTTGGCGATGGATGCCGAGCTTCTGCGTGCGTTGAATACGGTGTTTGGTCCGGCCCATCCGGGGGGTGTGAATCATGCTCTGGTATGAGGGAATTTGAattatgggttttgtttttgttttgcgtTTTTTGGTAATGggtttgtcaattttttttttttttggaaattgtgatttgtgacattgaaaattgaaattgtgtTGAGAGAGGaaggaaatattaaaaaaaaaagtaatgtgattaaaaaattattaaaaatatttttatttatatttttaatatattgttaagcaaactttttcacattatataaatatatatcaaatttaagagcaatagtagataataactaaatCACCACGTATTCACAATCAAAATGAGTAATATAACtattagctaaaaaaaaaaaatcaattccaaGTCACAACATTATTACATTACatgcttatataaaaaataaaaaatagaaataaaaaaatcagatcacaCATGACAGAGACCTTgaaatgggttgggttttggttttgtgttttgggtAATGCATTTGTGAAAGTTTTTATCTTTTGGAAATTGTGCCATTGAAATGGTGTTTAAGAGAAAGGGAAATAGAATTTAGAAATGGGGTGAtgggctttttgtttttggtaataGGTTTGATTCATGTGTGACAATTTATTTTCAGTTCTGCGGGTCGGATGTTTCACCATTGTCACTAGGGCTTGAAACACTAGGTGGTGTAATGACAAAGATCATCCCAAGAAATACTCCTCTGCCGACCTCCAAGTCAGAGGTGTTCTCCACAGCTACAGATGGGCAGACTAGTGTTAAAATTAATGCTTTcattggagagagagaagtcACTTGGGACAACAGATATGTTTGCAGCTTCCATTTGGATATCCCACCTACACCTCGTGGGGTTCCTCAAATTGAAGTGAAGTTTTGCATTAATTCGGATGGTATACTTTTAGTCACTGCGGTTGACAAGGGCACAGGGGAGAAGCATGGCATTCGCATTATATTGCCCAATGATTATGCGGTATGTTAAAATATATAGGGTTTGGATAAATGTTTGATCTTTATTTCAGTTTGTAGCATGAGGTCAAAAGATGATAAGGAACAAAGCTAAATGTGTCAAAATATGCAGATATGAAGGATGGTTAATGAAGCAGAGAGGTTTGCAAAGGATTACAAGGAGAAGAGAGATGCCATTGACACAAAGAACCAAGCTGAATCTGTTGTCTACCAGACAGAGAAACAACTTAAGGAACTTGGAGAGATGAGGTTCCTGCCCCAAAGAAAGGGAGCAAGTGGTACGACTTTgtttagggatg is a genomic window containing:
- the LOC142632828 gene encoding stromal 70 kDa heat shock-related protein, chloroplastic-like, whose translation is MVNEAERFAKDYKEKRDAIDTKNQAESVVYQTEKQLKELGEMRFLPQRKGASGQSLYNQRGAPSTRPRPTPGGESKPSESSSKEPEGDLIDADFNESN